The Candidatus Poribacteria bacterium genome contains the following window.
ATTTGAGCTATTTAAGCCGATCACCAAACGGGTTTGGAAGGTAGCACATGCCAAGCTCTTGCCTCATGTGGTATCCCGTGCTTTCAACTATGCTCTAACCGGGAACCCTGGTCCCGTGATGATTCATGTACCGTTGGATTTCTATTCACAAAGTATGGATTATGACATACGCGATATAACAGCCCATCGGACAACAAGCGCTCGGGTGCTAGCGGATCCAGAGGAGGTAGATCGTTCCCTGAATTTGTTGCTCAAAGCCGAACGTCCACTGATCTACGTGGGAAATGGAGTGTTATTAAGCCAAGCCACAGCGGCACTTACAGCGCTGGCTGAGTATCTCCAAATTCCTGTGGCAACCACCATGAGTGGTCAAGGGGCGATCAGCGGTGAACATCCATTAGCGGCAGGTTTTACCGGTACTGTTGGAACACCAGTTTCAAACCGAATGGCACACGAAGCTGACGTTATTCTGGCGATAGGTACGCGAATGCCAGAAATGGACTGTAACTCTTGGAAACATCAGCACTTCTTCGCTATCCCACCTGCAAAACTGATCCATGTAGACATCGACCCACACCAAATTGGTAAAATCTTCCCTGTAGAAGTTGGCGTCGTCGGCGACGCTGATGCAACCCTCAAGCAGTTCTTGGAAGCAGCAGAAGCCACGACACCGCCCCGTCAACCTTCTGATTGGGTCAAAAGTATGCAGCAACAGCGCGAAACATGGTGGGCTGAGTTACATGCTGCCGAGGGTTCAAATGATTCCCCTATCGCCGTGGAAAGGCTCTTAGGTGATATTCAGCAGATTTTGCCACCGGAAGGGATCTTTATCAGCGGAGTGGGTGTGCGGCATGCCGTGGGGCAACACATGCGTTTTACACGCCCCATGACGCATATCGTCGGTAGTGGATACGGGACAATGGGGCAGGAGGTGCCTGCTGCTTTGGGTGCAAAGCTAGGCAACCCAGATGTCCCTGTCGTTGCTGCGGTGGGTGATGGTGCATTCCGATCTACTATGCAGACGCTCCTGCCTGCTGTGGAGTACGGCATCAATCCGGTATGGGTCGTGCAGAACAACTACTCATTTAATATCATCTCTCTTTATCAGAAACGTCACTGGGAGCGCCTCATTGGCACCGAGTTCAAAATAGAGGCTGAAGACAAACCCTATAATCCGGATTTTGCTGAACTTGCCCGTGCCTTTGGGGCAGAGGGGCGTCGGGTTGAGCGTCCTGACGATTTGAAGCCTGCCCTAGAAGAAGCAATCCATGCAAATCGCCCCTATGTGCTGGACGTGATCATGACACAGAAACCGCGCATCCGTGCGAACGGTTATTGGGTGGTCAACGATATTATAACCCCCCAGTGGGAAGGTGATCCCGTCTAACCTGTTTATAGTGGGTCTTAGAATTAATGAGACACGCCAAACCGGTGCGGGTGAAAACCGCACCTACCGGGGGGCGAAAGCGTCTATTTATTTTTTAAATTCACTATAGTTCATTAGTACATTGGTTCATAAATGAACTAATGAACCGATGTCCTCTGATGCGTGTAGGAGGGAGATATATGCGAGTGCTTGCTATCGCCGCTCACCCCGACGATTTGGAAACTGCTTGTGCGGGAACATTAGCCAAGTACGCGTTGGCTGGTCACACAGTGATTATGTCCAATTTGTGCGATGGAGCCCTCGGTGGTAACATCCCCAAGGCGGAATTGGCTGCCCTCCGTCGCAAAGAAGCGGAGGCGTCAGCAGCTATCATCGGGGCTGAGTATATCCCACCCTTGTTCGAAGATCTGGATATCTATCCAGATAAAGCTGCTCGTCAAAAGGTGGCAGAAGTAATTAGGCAGGCACGCCCAGACATTATCATTACCCATCCACCGGTAGATTATGCGCCAGATCATGTCGCAGCGAGTCAGTTAGTTTTCGATGCCTCGTTCCTCGCCACGCTGCCTAACTATGAAAGCGACACAGGCACCGAAGTCCATCCATCGTTGGGGCCTGTCTTTTACATGGAATCTTTCGGCGGTCATGAATTTCAACCGACTATCTGGGTTGACATTACCCAGACCTTCGAGTTAAAGCAGCAGATGCTTGAAAGCCATGAAAGCCAAGTAAAATGGCTGAAAGAATGGCGTGGAACGGATCTCGTTGCCCGGATGGAGGTACAATCTCGCTATCGCGGTATGCAGTGCGGCGTCCAGTATGCCGAAGCCTTCTGTGCCCTGTATGCTGCTAGGCGTGTGCCAGCCCATGACCTACTCCCAATAGGAGGATCATAAAATATGTCGAAAAAACTAAAAGTTGCAATCACCGCTTGGGAATTCCCTTGGCTCAGTATAGATGAGATCTGTCAGAAAGCCCAAAACTATGGACTGGAGTACATAGATTGCATTGCTCCTGCGCGAGACACCCTGCCTGACTTCAAGCGAGCGTTAGAAAAGTACGGTATACGTCCCGGAGCCATCGGAGGTACAGCCAAGGGGGGTTCCATCAAGATGAACGCTAGCACACAGGCTGACATCCCCGAACTACACGGCAATTTTATTGAAGCGATTGAGACCGCAGCCGAGCTAGGTGCCTCTTATGTCATCAGTTATTACGGCGGCAATCTTGCCTACGATGCCAAAGCCTCCATGCAACGTTACAAGCGTAACATGCAGCCTGTCATGGAAGCTGCCGAAAAACACAATGTAACAATCATCATTGAAACAGAGTATAATCAGGTTGCTACCGATGTGACTCGCACGGCGGATGGCACGCTGGATTTGGTTGAGTTTATGGATTCGGCACACTTTCAGGTGAACTTCGATCCGTGTAACCTGTTCATTGCAGGTGAGGAAGGCTTTCCTTACGCCTACGATGTGCTGAAGCCCTACATCCGCCATGTCCATTTGAAAGATGCGACAAAATATGATCCAGCGCGGCACGGTCGTAAGTACCGCAAAGATCTGCAAACGGATGCGCGTGGGAGTTGGATCTGTGTGGCACTCGGACAAGGGGGGCTCAACATGGAGGGACTCCTCAAGCAGCTTCAGGCTGACGATTATGCGGGGATCATGGCGATCGAGTTGCACACGCTGCGAGAGTTGACGGAAAGGGTCTTTGACGACAGTATTCAGTATCTGAAAGATCACGGGGTGCTGTAACGTTTCATTCTCGATTTCAAGAGGATAAAGGACATACCCATCATGAGCAAAGGACAGTCAGGTTCAAGTCGCAGCGGTTTCCGGGCAGCATACCGCCCACCTGAAGGCGTTACCTACAAGGTTAAAAACTCCTACTTCGGTAGTGAATATGATGAGGAAGAATATGAAGCTGTCCTAGAGGCAATGCAGCAGGAGTGGTTGACCAACGGTCCTCAGACAGCTGCCTTCGAAGAAGCATTCGCTGCCTATACCGGTACCCAGTATGCTTTTACCACTAGCAACTGCACAGCAGCACTGCATATCGGTGCGGATCTGATGCGTCTAAATCCGGAGGATGAGGTCATCACGACACCGATTACCTTTATCGCAACATCACAGCCAATCTTGGCACGGGGTGCGAAGGTGGTTTTCGCCGATGTGGATGCGCGGACATTTAACATCGATCCTGCGAGCATCGCTGAACAGATCACCGATCGTACGCGGGCGATTTTTCTAGTTCATGACGGCGGCCATCCGTGTGACATGGACCCAATCATGGCACTCGCCCACAAGCACAACTTGTTGGTACTGGAAGATGCCGCTAGAGCAGTCGGTGCAGAATATAAGGGACGTAAGGTCGGATCTTTCGGTGATATTGGCACCTTCAGCTTCCATTCTATTAAGAACATGACCACCTTGGGCGAGGGCGGGATGCTCACAACCAGTCGAGATGACTATGCGTCCATAACGCCGATGCTGCGGTCAATGGGAGTCAAATACTTCTTTGAATTTGAGGAGGATGAACTGCCTGATGATGAGACCATCCGTAACTTCTCCTTCGATGTTGTCGAACCAGCAGGCGTTATCCCACGGAACAATCGAATGAATGAGTCGCAAGCGGCGGTGGGACGGGTCCAGTTGCGCAAGTTGGAGAGTTTGAACAAACGGCGTCGCGCGGCTGCCCACTATCTGACTGAACGCTTGGAGGAGATTGACGAAATTACGCCGCCCTACGAAGATCCGGATTGCAAGCATGTCTTCCACCTCTACAACATTCTGTTCGATGGATCGAAATTCGGTGCGACCTTGCCCGATTTTCGCCATATCTTGAATCATGAAGAGGGCATTCAAACGGCTCCTGGTTGCAACATGCCAAACTATCTACACCAGATCTACCGTGTACGCGGTTACCAACGCGGTCTATGCCCTATAGCAGAACGCGCCCACGAGGCATCTGTAGGGCTGCCTATGTATCCGCGTCTCACCCAAGATGATCTAGATACTATCGTGGCTGCGGTTAAATCCACGGTCTATAAGTTAAAACATCGCTAGGAGAGTCTCCCGTGAGTCATATAGACATACAAGCCATCGCTCATCTTGGAATCCCGGTGAGCGACATAGATCAATCCCTTCAGTTCTACCATGAAGCACTCGGACTGGAGATTATATCCGTTCGCGAGGTGTCAGGTGAACGCATATCGGCTGGGGTACAGGTACCGGCTGCTCAGATTAAGATTGCGTTGCTTGAAGCAGGGAATGCCAGATTGGAGCTGCTCCAGTACCTTAACCCCGTTGGGGTGCCATTTGACCGTCAGAATAACGATGTCGGTGCAACCCATATTGCCTTGAACGTAGCAGATCTCCAAGTTACCTACGACCGACTACAAGCGTTAGGTGTACCTTGTAATACAGCGCCTTTTCCAAGTAGTTATCCAGAAGGTTGGGGGTGGTTTTACGCTCGTGATCCGGACGGCATTACAGTGGAATTTAATGGTCCCCTGAACTGAGGAGGGGTGTGTGAACGTCGACAACATCGCAGTCATCGGGGCAGGTACAATGGGGCACGGTATCGCTCAAGTTTTTGCGCTGGCGGGCTTTCAGATTGCCTTGACTGACAATGACGATAAGATTCTAGGTAACGCCCTACCGCGGATCCGGGACAATCTTCAAACTTGTATTGCACACAACTTCGTAAGTGAGGATGAGGCATCAGTTGTGCCTTCACGCATCACCCTTACTCCTGATTTAGCGGATGCAGCGTCCGAAGCTGATTTTATCGTCGAAGCGGTCTTTGAAGATCTTGCCGTCAAGCACGAGGTACTTCGTCAACTGGAGGCACATTGCTCGACGCACACCATCATTACTAGTAACAGTTCTAGTTTCCGCGTCGCCGACATGGCAATTGCACTGAACCAACCTGAACGGTTTCTAGTTACTCACTTCTGGAATCCGCCCCATCTGATTCCATTGGTAGAGGTTGTGCATGGAGAACAGACCTCTGCTGAAGCCATCGAAACGACAAGTCTATTGCTGAAGGTGGCTGGGAAGTATCCGGCGCAGGTTAGGAAAGACGTCCCCGGTTTCGTGGGCAATCGTCTGCAACACGCTTTGCGTCGAGAAGCAATCGCTATCGTAGCCGATGAAATTGCTACACCCGAAGATGTAGATCTCATTGCTAGGTTGAGCTTTGGGCTGCGGATGCCGGTGATTGGTCCGTTGGAGACCGCAGACTTGGGCGGTTTGGATCTCACGCTAGCAATTCAAACTTACCTTCTACCTGAACTCGATCGCTCTACTGAGCCTACACAACTGGTCCGAGACAAGATTGCACAGGGTGAATTAGGGGCAAAGACGGGTAAAGGATTTTACGACTGGTCTCCAGATAAACTTGCCGAGGCAATTCAACAGCGTGACGAGGCTCTCTTGGAAATACTCACATGGTTTAGAAATCGTGATTTAATCTAGGCAATTGGCAAGAGCAGAAAATACGGTTGCTATCTTCAAGTAGTCAAACAATAGATAATGGAAAGCAAAAGTCCAAAGTTCCCTTGGCGGCCGGTACTGATCGCGATTATTTGGATACCATTCAATAGCTACTGGATCGCCTATCAAGAGGTCGCTTGGTATGCCCGATTAACCTATGTTTCCCCTTTTCCCAATGTAATTTTTACAATCTTCTTGCTGGCAGCGTTCAATGCGATTTCTGCGCGTTTTTCAAAAACAGCGTTGACTCACGGTGAGCTATTGATTATTTATATCATGCTCTCGATCGCATCGGCGATTTCAAACAATATCATGCTCGCCGAAGTCATTCCATCGTTTGGGTATGCTTATTGGTTTGCGACACCGGAAAATGAATGGAAGGACATTCTTTGGAAGTACCTACCAGATTGGCTTACGGTCAACGATAGAGATGTATTGACAGGATATTACAAGGGAGATTCATCGCTTTATGATATACATACGCTTCAAGTGTGGTTATCTCCGATAATCGCATGGGGCAGTTTTACTTTCGTGCTGGTCTTCGTCATGTTGTGTATAACCGTTGTTTTGCGACGGCAATGGACGGAACACGAACGGTTGACTTATCCAATAACTCGCTTGCCCCTGGAGATGGCAGATGCAAAATCTGGATTTTTTCGCAATCGTCTGATGTGGATCGGATTTGCCACAGCAGGCAGTATTTCTCTTATCAATGGCCTAAATATTTTATATCCTGCGTTTCCTCAAATACCGATAACGCGTCAGAATATCGGTTCCTTCACAGATAGACCGTGGGATGCTATGGGTAATACATATACCGCATTCTACCCGTTTATCATAGGCATTGGGTTTCTCATGCCGTTGGACCTGTCTTTTTCTTGTTGGTTTTTCTTTCTGTTTCGGAACTTCATTAAAATCTTAATCAGTGTTTTCGGACTATCTAATATTCCCGGCATCCCGTTTTTGAAGCAACAGGAATTTGGGTCAGTGCTTGGGCTTTGTGTAGCAGCAATCTGGGTCGGTAAAAGATTTTTTACGCGTGTGCTGATTGGTGTGTTCCGTAGACGCGACGCAGATGACTCAGATGAACCGATGCCTTANNNNNNNNNNNNNNNNNNNNNNNNNNNNNNNNNNNNNNNNNNNNNNNNNNNNNNNNNNNNNNNNNNATATACTACGCTGTTTCTGTGACAATAACGCGCGTGCGTGCGGAATTGGGGTTTCCTGTTCACGCGTTTGAGTATCTTCGGGTTTCTGAAGATTTGCCGAA
Protein-coding sequences here:
- a CDS encoding DegT/DnrJ/EryC1/StrS family aminotransferase, which gives rise to MSKGQSGSSRSGFRAAYRPPEGVTYKVKNSYFGSEYDEEEYEAVLEAMQQEWLTNGPQTAAFEEAFAAYTGTQYAFTTSNCTAALHIGADLMRLNPEDEVITTPITFIATSQPILARGAKVVFADVDARTFNIDPASIAEQITDRTRAIFLVHDGGHPCDMDPIMALAHKHNLLVLEDAARAVGAEYKGRKVGSFGDIGTFSFHSIKNMTTLGEGGMLTTSRDDYASITPMLRSMGVKYFFEFEEDELPDDETIRNFSFDVVEPAGVIPRNNRMNESQAAVGRVQLRKLESLNKRRRAAAHYLTERLEEIDEITPPYEDPDCKHVFHLYNILFDGSKFGATLPDFRHILNHEEGIQTAPGCNMPNYLHQIYRVRGYQRGLCPIAERAHEASVGLPMYPRLTQDDLDTIVAAVKSTVYKLKHR
- a CDS encoding PIG-L family deacetylase; amino-acid sequence: MRVLAIAAHPDDLETACAGTLAKYALAGHTVIMSNLCDGALGGNIPKAELAALRRKEAEASAAIIGAEYIPPLFEDLDIYPDKAARQKVAEVIRQARPDIIITHPPVDYAPDHVAASQLVFDASFLATLPNYESDTGTEVHPSLGPVFYMESFGGHEFQPTIWVDITQTFELKQQMLESHESQVKWLKEWRGTDLVARMEVQSRYRGMQCGVQYAEAFCALYAARRVPAHDLLPIGGS
- a CDS encoding 3-hydroxyacyl-CoA dehydrogenase family protein, producing MNVDNIAVIGAGTMGHGIAQVFALAGFQIALTDNDDKILGNALPRIRDNLQTCIAHNFVSEDEASVVPSRITLTPDLADAASEADFIVEAVFEDLAVKHEVLRQLEAHCSTHTIITSNSSSFRVADMAIALNQPERFLVTHFWNPPHLIPLVEVVHGEQTSAEAIETTSLLLKVAGKYPAQVRKDVPGFVGNRLQHALRREAIAIVADEIATPEDVDLIARLSFGLRMPVIGPLETADLGGLDLTLAIQTYLLPELDRSTEPTQLVRDKIAQGELGAKTGKGFYDWSPDKLAEAIQQRDEALLEILTWFRNRDLI
- a CDS encoding sugar phosphate isomerase/epimerase; this encodes MSKKLKVAITAWEFPWLSIDEICQKAQNYGLEYIDCIAPARDTLPDFKRALEKYGIRPGAIGGTAKGGSIKMNASTQADIPELHGNFIEAIETAAELGASYVISYYGGNLAYDAKASMQRYKRNMQPVMEAAEKHNVTIIIETEYNQVATDVTRTADGTLDLVEFMDSAHFQVNFDPCNLFIAGEEGFPYAYDVLKPYIRHVHLKDATKYDPARHGRKYRKDLQTDARGSWICVALGQGGLNMEGLLKQLQADDYAGIMAIELHTLRELTERVFDDSIQYLKDHGVL
- a CDS encoding VOC family protein; translated protein: MSHIDIQAIAHLGIPVSDIDQSLQFYHEALGLEIISVREVSGERISAGVQVPAAQIKIALLEAGNARLELLQYLNPVGVPFDRQNNDVGATHIALNVADLQVTYDRLQALGVPCNTAPFPSSYPEGWGWFYARDPDGITVEFNGPLN
- a CDS encoding thiamine pyrophosphate-binding protein; translated protein: MKLTGGEAIVRCLESQGVEYVFGMAGHGNLSFLDALVDSNIKFLSVPHEQIATHAADAYFRVTHKPAVISTTVGPGATNTITGVADALLDSSAMVIICGGVPSFYSGTDALQEFGTHHDDEQFELFKPITKRVWKVAHAKLLPHVVSRAFNYALTGNPGPVMIHVPLDFYSQSMDYDIRDITAHRTTSARVLADPEEVDRSLNLLLKAERPLIYVGNGVLLSQATAALTALAEYLQIPVATTMSGQGAISGEHPLAAGFTGTVGTPVSNRMAHEADVILAIGTRMPEMDCNSWKHQHFFAIPPAKLIHVDIDPHQIGKIFPVEVGVVGDADATLKQFLEAAEATTPPRQPSDWVKSMQQQRETWWAELHAAEGSNDSPIAVERLLGDIQQILPPEGIFISGVGVRHAVGQHMRFTRPMTHIVGSGYGTMGQEVPAALGAKLGNPDVPVVAAVGDGAFRSTMQTLLPAVEYGINPVWVVQNNYSFNIISLYQKRHWERLIGTEFKIEAEDKPYNPDFAELARAFGAEGRRVERPDDLKPALEEAIHANRPYVLDVIMTQKPRIRANGYWVVNDIITPQWEGDPV